In the Palaeococcus pacificus DY20341 genome, one interval contains:
- the arcS gene encoding archaeosine synthase subunit alpha, protein METIKHEGPGRLGLLRLEQKLVKTPALAGLDFTLSPFNSYFYPKDFEGYDFNLAPSIPISFYTPLEIVKKAFTRLYEVDYSKFNTLYVPAIRFLDVLEEFLDVVLSENEFDAVYLGNSKILVKDYRRFVATLALIREKNPNLMIITDLEPFFYPLAVYLGVDAFDTKSLKLYDFHKKAFIPYSPLLWEEGENSLEFAQKTIALVREALKEGKLRYLVENFFPTQYNAGILRIADKEYGDYLEKYTPIQKETVYFISDASQNRPEVKRWHQRVEERFEPPKNVELLLLFPCSAKKPYSYSRSHMLYRKAVKEALGSGRYKVHELILTSPFGVVPREWEWLAKYDIVVTGHWSEEEISSAAKLLAKTLEKYPNVPIVAHVDEAYVEIAKRASEMSGREIIFVPVKGGTTSHESLNALRDTLKELNLDLTAGKEDRAYRFYDGIRKVFDFYFGLGAGEAVLPEGGQIKGSKMLRLFVEGKQTATYKDGVISVTPFGMQRIYDATNSYWVKIDFELRGDVFAVGVNEADSKIRPDDIVGVVKEGQVVAVGKAILSGEEMVKARRGIAVKVKKKA, encoded by the coding sequence TTAATTTAGCCCCTTCCATTCCGATCAGCTTTTATACCCCCCTTGAAATCGTGAAAAAGGCCTTTACTAGGCTCTATGAGGTAGATTATTCGAAGTTCAACACCCTCTACGTTCCAGCAATAAGGTTTTTGGACGTTCTTGAGGAGTTCTTAGATGTGGTGTTGAGTGAAAATGAGTTCGATGCGGTTTATCTGGGCAACTCTAAGATTTTAGTCAAGGATTATAGGAGATTTGTTGCCACTCTTGCATTAATAAGGGAGAAAAATCCCAACTTAATGATAATCACTGATTTGGAGCCATTCTTTTATCCATTAGCCGTCTACCTCGGCGTTGATGCCTTTGACACTAAGAGCTTAAAGCTCTACGACTTCCATAAGAAGGCATTTATCCCTTACTCTCCCTTGCTTTGGGAAGAAGGAGAAAACTCTCTTGAATTTGCCCAAAAAACTATTGCTCTCGTAAGAGAGGCTTTGAAAGAAGGCAAGCTCCGCTACCTTGTTGAAAACTTCTTCCCTACCCAGTATAACGCCGGCATATTGAGGATAGCGGATAAAGAATATGGGGATTATCTCGAAAAATACACCCCAATTCAAAAGGAAACGGTTTACTTCATAAGCGATGCCTCCCAAAATAGGCCTGAAGTTAAAAGGTGGCACCAGCGCGTTGAGGAGAGATTCGAACCACCTAAGAACGTTGAACTCCTCCTATTGTTCCCGTGCTCGGCTAAAAAGCCCTACTCCTACTCGAGGAGCCATATGCTCTATAGAAAAGCTGTAAAAGAGGCTTTGGGTAGCGGACGCTACAAAGTCCATGAGCTTATCTTAACTTCGCCTTTTGGCGTTGTTCCAAGGGAGTGGGAGTGGCTGGCTAAGTATGATATAGTCGTTACCGGCCACTGGAGCGAAGAGGAAATTAGCTCAGCTGCAAAGCTTTTAGCTAAGACTTTGGAGAAGTATCCTAATGTGCCAATCGTCGCACATGTGGATGAAGCCTACGTTGAGATTGCCAAGAGAGCGAGTGAAATGAGCGGGCGCGAAATAATCTTTGTTCCAGTGAAAGGAGGCACTACAAGCCATGAGAGCTTAAATGCTCTTAGGGATACTCTTAAGGAACTTAATTTAGACTTAACAGCTGGCAAAGAGGACAGGGCATATCGCTTCTACGACGGTATAAGGAAGGTCTTCGACTTCTACTTTGGCTTAGGTGCAGGAGAGGCCGTTCTTCCTGAAGGAGGCCAAATCAAAGGCTCAAAGATGCTCAGGCTCTTCGTTGAGGGCAAGCAGACAGCCACATATAAGGACGGCGTTATAAGCGTTACTCCATTTGGAATGCAGCGCATTTACGATGCAACAAACTCCTATTGGGTCAAGATTGACTTTGAGTTGAGAGGAGATGTCTTTGCCGTTGGTGTAAATGAAGCTGACTCAAAAATAAGGCCCGATGATATAGTGGGTGTCGTCAAAGAAGGGCAGGTAGTGGCAGTTGGAAAAGCCATCTTGAGCGGCGAGGAAATGGTTAAAGCAAGAAGGGGCATTGCAGTGAAGGTTAAAAAGAAGGCATAA